The stretch of DNA ACTGCTTACCGCTCGTTCTTACGCTTTTGTCCCCTCCCCTTTCAAAAAAATAAAACTCCCGCGAACTTTGCACCCAGGAACGCAATAGGTAGCAATACTTACAGAAAATAATGGTAAGTCTGCCAAAATCTGGAGAACTTCAGAAAGTGATTAATGCGAAACAGAATACCCTGTTGTCGTGCTATTGCTCCTAAATTCTGTCTTTTCGCAGAGGGCAGTTTTCTGAAGTTGGGCTTACAATATTAAGAATGGTTAAATTCTGTATTTAACTCTTGACTAAAGTACGCCCTAACCCATTAAACCCGACCGGTGAGGTTTTCCAGTCTATGAACGCATTAATCCCTAACGTTCGAGTCTCCCCCGAATCTTTAGCGATCGCGTTTTTCCAGCGCTCTCACGGGCAATGGAAATCCCAACGACGCTACTACACCCTACAAAGCGAAAAAGTAGAAGAAGTTGAAAGCTTCTTAAGCGTCTCTTTTCTCGAAGCAGGGAGTCCCGAACTTATCGAGTTAGCTGCGTTGCACGAACTCGAAGATTTAGCCTTTGTTGCAGGGGCGAAAACCACCTGGGAAAGTAACTATACCGGTACGCAGCGCAAACCCAGCAAAGGTTCGACCGTCTTTGGCGTAAAGGACAATATTTTATACCGCGATCGCGGATTTGCCACAACCAAACCCGTCACCGCTACATTCTCCTTCATCAATGCCGACACCATGACCCTACGAACCGAATACAAAGGTTCCTTGTTTGAGGAAGAACTCAAACTCATTGGAGAACAGTATCGTACCCGTCAAACCATTATTTCCCGCGCGGGAGAACAGCTAACCATCGGTCAATACTTAGAAAAGCGGATCGGGTAAGGGCATCAGGAGAGGTAACGAGTGGAGAAGAGCCTGTTAATCGCTAAAAGATCGCATTCTAGGCTTGTTTGACAGAAGCAGTCGATTCGCTATTCACTATTCACTATTCACTATTTACTATTTACTCTTGACCTAGATGTCTGATTCTCAAGCGATTAGCCAAGCGGTTGCCAAACTCTACAATACCTTTCCTTTCCCCCCCGATCCGCTCTCCGACGAGGCACCGCCGGGATATAACTGGCGTTGGAACTGGCAAACAGCTTACAACTTTTGTACCGGACGCAAACCGGCGCGGGAGGCGGTTCGCATTCTCGATGCGGGGTGCGGGACGGGTTCGGGAACGGATTATTTGATTCACCTCAACCCGCAAGCGGAAGTCGTCGCGATCGATTTGAGCGAGAAGGCGCTGGAAGTGGCACAGGAACGCTGTCGCCGTTCTGGGGTATTGGAAGGGCGCGAGAAACCCGTACAGTTTTTGCAGATGCCGTTGGAAGAGGCGGTAGCGTTGCCGGGAGAGTTCGATCTGATTAATTGCGTGGGCGTGTTGCACCATCTGCCGAATCCGGTTAAGGGGTTGCAAGCGATCGCGTCTAAGCTCGCTCCCGGCGGTTTGCTGCATATTTTTGTTTATGCTGAGTTGGGACGCAGAGAAATTCGTTTGATGCAGGAAGCGATCGCGCTGTTACAAGGCGATCGGCGCGGCGATTATACTGACGGCGTGAAAGTCGGTCGTCATTTATTCAGCGCCTTACCACAAGATAATCCGATTGTCAAGCAA from Oscillatoria sp. FACHB-1406 encodes:
- a CDS encoding phycobiliprotein lyase; the encoded protein is MNALIPNVRVSPESLAIAFFQRSHGQWKSQRRYYTLQSEKVEEVESFLSVSFLEAGSPELIELAALHELEDLAFVAGAKTTWESNYTGTQRKPSKGSTVFGVKDNILYRDRGFATTKPVTATFSFINADTMTLRTEYKGSLFEEELKLIGEQYRTRQTIISRAGEQLTIGQYLEKRIG
- a CDS encoding class I SAM-dependent methyltransferase; this translates as MSDSQAISQAVAKLYNTFPFPPDPLSDEAPPGYNWRWNWQTAYNFCTGRKPAREAVRILDAGCGTGSGTDYLIHLNPQAEVVAIDLSEKALEVAQERCRRSGVLEGREKPVQFLQMPLEEAVALPGEFDLINCVGVLHHLPNPVKGLQAIASKLAPGGLLHIFVYAELGRREIRLMQEAIALLQGDRRGDYTDGVKVGRHLFSALPQDNPIVKQDRERWSLENHRDEAFADMYVHPQEIDYNIETLFDLIETSGLTFLGFSNPQFWQLERLIGADAELMARSEHLGERDRYRLVELLDPSVAHYEFFLARPPLEISDWSDDEALRRAIPERSPCLEGWPSRNIFDFNYQIVSLSEAEFAFLEACAPERGASVGELLEATGLDLEGARSLQQRQLILLAC